In Takifugu rubripes chromosome 22, fTakRub1.2, whole genome shotgun sequence, the genomic window ACCATGCTGTACCGCAACCTGAAGGACCCCAACAATGCGATCGCCAACGCTGCTCAGGACGGAAGGCTCATCTCTTTACTGGTGGAGCTGCTCAACAATACGGACTCGAACCACAGCGACGGCGAAGTGGACTGACGAAATAAAGCACtttatgtgtgagtgtgtggatcTGCTGGCTGGTACAGAGATGCTAAAGATGATGGGGGGTGTCAATGGTCGttgttttattagttttttCAACTAAAGAGCCGGCACTTCTTTGAGTTTCATTTAAATTATGAACTGCTTGGTGTGAGAAAATCTGCTAATTTTGATTTAGGAACATGGTTTTATTCACAGgaaaagttttattttcccctccaacaagagaagaagaggttCTGGTATTGTTGGAACTTAACGAATAAAGTGAGTCTCTGGAAATGAGACGTCATCTTAAGAAAACTCCTTCATAAACTGTAGATGAAAGCAGCTCAGGCCTTGCAGTAGGTCTTCCATAACTTCCTCAGAAACTAAAACACAGAATCTGCAGAGGGAAAGGTGGTTAGAGGGTTTTAGGCTTGTCCAGACGGAACCCTGGGATTCACGATTGTGTACCGGATGTGGTGAGTCCCGCTCTTTTGGTCAAAATCACAACCAGGACTGAGGAGCAAGCCGACCTCCTCCAGGATCTTCATACAGTAGAAGGTGTCTGGTTTCATTCCCAGTTCctgaaatgagcaaaaatgACCCTGAAATGAGTGATAATCACATAATAAAATAagcttttgctctgtttttgagTGTTATGTGTTATGACCTCGGCTTTTTGGATTGCTTTGGGTGGAAAATGGACTCTGGGAAAAGCAAAAGCTCCTCCTTCCACCGGCTGGCAGGTGACACCGGGCAGACTGTTCACAACCTCAGACACTCTTTTTAAATTATGAGCCATTGTGTTCCTGATGTTCTGTATCTCCTGTAGAAGACAAAGGAAGCAGCTAAAGATGGCTTTTTAAAAGGGGAGGTGTAGAGAGGCGTCTCACCGTGTGGTAAAGTGGGTAGGAGGGATCTCCAGGTTGTGGAGGCTTTGCCATTATGTCCAAAGCAATCTGACCCAGCACTGGCGCACAGGAGTCCTTTGAGAACAGTTTGTAGATGTATTTCATGACTTTTGGGTCAATATTTACCAGCTCTACGTATCCAGCACGCAGACCACACctggcagaagaagaagaagtcacCTCCCCATCCTCCCGCTGCACTTCAACAGCATTTTTGCTACTTTGATTGCAGTGAATGTGCGAAGGTCTTAATCTTCCATTTTTTACACACTTTGGTGACTGGAATTGAAAACTCACTCTCCCATGAAGCCTTTGGATGCAGAGTGAAAGGAGGCCAATTCCACTGTGTCACAATACGGGGAGCCCATCTCAAACAAAACCCTCTTGTAAGAGAGGAACTCACTCTTTTGGCCAAAAACACATTCTTGATAGACCTagggtggaggaagaagaaggcaTTGGTGGGGTTTTCTACCTGAACCTCTTTGTGACACACCCACCTCATCAGCCAGAAGGAAGAGCTTCTTCTCCGAGGCAAACCTGATCACTTCTTCCATTGATTTGCGGCTTTGGACCTGACCTGAAGGCAGGAGTTTGTTACCGACACACACGACACGTGGACACCAGGCTGGTGTGATTTTCCATACCTGTGGGGCTTCCAGGGTTGGTGATATACAGAGCCGCAGGGTTACAGATTCCCTTGGCCTCCTCCAGCGCTcggtgcagctcctccacctgcagttCCCAG contains:
- the LOC101070844 gene encoding alanine aminotransferase 1-like, which produces MLCLKEINPNVKNMKNLDFFMICKRARQITEELRQGAKKPYQQVINVSSGDPQRAGVKPLTFVRQVLSACLYPELLTRDSLPADVRQRAQRILGECVGGSVGSYSAAAGIPGIVHRLSEFISQRDGGIPSDPENIYISPGSQWALQNILNLLVKADGPLRTGVLTPGPGHRVTTVSIMGLGAVSVPYHLDEDRGWELQVEELHRALEEAKGICNPAALYITNPGSPTGQVQSRKSMEEVIRFASEKKLFLLADEVYQECVFGQKSEFLSYKRVLFEMGSPYCDTVELASFHSASKGFMGECGLRAGYVELVNIDPKVMKYIYKLFSKDSCAPVLGQIALDIMAKPPQPGDPSYPLYHTEIQNIRNTMAHNLKRVSEVVNSLPGVTCQPVEGGAFAFPRVHFPPKAIQKAEELGMKPDTFYCMKILEEVGLLLSPGCDFDQKSGTHHIRFCVLVSEEVMEDLLQGLSCFHLQFMKEFS